Proteins encoded together in one Oscillospiraceae bacterium window:
- the recG gene encoding ATP-dependent DNA helicase RecG, with protein sequence MNTITASSPIRYIKGIGEKRAQLLKRMGVETAGQLVTLYPRAYEDRGVITPVDKMNQAGAVYNLLLTVGEIPRGARISGGRQMVSFRAYDETGVVKIVFFNQLHLKDAFEVGDTYRFRGKVSVSGNTFTMTSPSFEKADDPSSLPDIVPVYPLTAGLNGKALAGAIQNALKSLTFKEFLPPSVIRENSLCSLDFAMRNIHQPQNAQALKQAQKRLSFDEFFLFSLSLINMRRKNRVMNARKMPDVSLSSLLSRLPYELTDAQKEAVNDIKSDLVGAKYPDCDTIPYMRRLLQGDVGSGKTIVAACAVFMAVRSGKRAAMMVPTEILAHQHFNDMQPLFESLGIPVALLTGSTTPAQRKKLTALLKEDSKDSPRFIIGTHALLENYVQIPDLGLIITDEQHRFGVNQREKLADKNSDGVHTLIMSATPIPRTLAIFLFGDLDISVINQLPPNRQKVDTFLVDESYRTRINAFIRKQVDSGHQVYIICPLIEDENGESELKSAADYHKNLSQRIFPDLKVALLHGKMKPAQKDEVMSAFAKGEYHILVSTTVIEVGVNVPNATLMIVENAERFGLSQLHQLRGRVGRGSHKSYCVLFSQSGAERLKFMTKTNDGFEIARFDLENRGPGDFFGQRQSGELHFRFADGSDIDMLTGIKNQADRLLSADPDLSDPENTALRLKLMSTHSSAERVST encoded by the coding sequence ATGAACACAATAACTGCATCCTCTCCCATCCGGTATATTAAGGGCATAGGTGAGAAGCGGGCACAGCTTTTGAAGCGCATGGGCGTGGAAACTGCCGGTCAGCTTGTCACCCTTTATCCGCGCGCCTACGAAGACCGCGGAGTGATTACCCCAGTAGACAAAATGAACCAGGCGGGTGCGGTGTACAATTTATTATTAACAGTAGGCGAAATTCCGCGGGGAGCCCGCATAAGCGGAGGACGTCAGATGGTATCCTTCCGCGCATACGATGAAACGGGTGTCGTGAAAATAGTGTTCTTCAATCAGCTCCACTTAAAGGATGCCTTTGAGGTGGGCGACACCTACCGATTCCGCGGAAAGGTAAGCGTTTCGGGCAACACGTTTACCATGACCTCGCCCTCCTTTGAAAAGGCAGACGACCCCTCGTCACTGCCCGATATAGTACCCGTATATCCCCTGACCGCAGGCCTTAACGGCAAGGCGCTTGCGGGCGCCATACAAAATGCGCTTAAAAGCCTTACCTTCAAGGAATTTCTTCCACCGTCGGTAATTCGGGAAAACTCGCTTTGTTCTCTCGATTTTGCCATGCGAAACATACATCAGCCTCAAAACGCTCAGGCGCTTAAGCAGGCACAAAAACGGCTGAGCTTTGATGAATTCTTTCTGTTCAGCCTGTCGCTCATAAACATGAGGCGCAAAAACCGCGTAATGAACGCGCGGAAAATGCCCGACGTGAGCCTTTCCTCTCTGCTTTCAAGGCTTCCTTATGAGCTTACCGATGCGCAGAAAGAAGCTGTTAATGACATAAAAAGCGACCTTGTGGGTGCAAAATATCCCGATTGCGACACCATTCCGTACATGCGCCGTCTTTTGCAGGGCGATGTGGGAAGCGGTAAGACGATAGTTGCCGCCTGTGCCGTATTTATGGCGGTACGCAGCGGAAAGCGCGCCGCCATGATGGTGCCCACCGAAATTCTTGCCCATCAGCATTTTAACGACATGCAACCCCTTTTTGAGTCGCTCGGAATACCTGTGGCTTTGCTTACGGGTTCAACCACCCCCGCACAGCGAAAAAAGCTGACGGCACTTCTGAAGGAAGACTCCAAGGACAGCCCCAGGTTTATCATCGGCACACACGCACTGCTGGAGAATTATGTTCAGATACCCGATTTAGGGCTTATCATAACCGACGAACAGCACCGATTCGGTGTAAATCAGCGCGAAAAGCTTGCGGACAAAAACAGCGACGGCGTGCACACTCTCATCATGTCCGCCACACCCATACCCCGCACTCTTGCAATATTTCTGTTCGGAGACCTGGATATTTCGGTTATAAATCAGCTTCCCCCGAACCGTCAGAAGGTCGACACCTTTCTTGTGGACGAAAGCTATCGCACACGCATAAACGCCTTTATCAGAAAGCAGGTGGACAGCGGACATCAGGTATACATCATCTGCCCGCTGATTGAGGACGAAAACGGCGAAAGCGAGCTGAAAAGCGCCGCAGACTATCACAAAAACCTCAGCCAAAGGATTTTCCCCGACCTGAAGGTCGCTCTTCTTCACGGCAAAATGAAGCCCGCCCAAAAGGACGAGGTCATGAGCGCCTTTGCAAAGGGTGAATACCACATTCTGGTTTCAACCACCGTTATCGAGGTAGGTGTCAACGTGCCCAACGCCACACTTATGATAGTGGAAAACGCCGAGCGCTTCGGGCTCAGCCAGCTTCACCAGCTTCGCGGACGTGTGGGACGCGGAAGCCACAAGTCCTACTGTGTGCTTTTCTCGCAAAGCGGAGCAGAACGGCTTAAATTCATGACCAAAACCAACGACGGCTTTGAAATAGCCCGTTTTGATTTGGAAAACCGCGGACCGGGTGACTTTTTCGGTCAGCGCCAGAGCGGAGAATTGCATTTCAGATTTGCCGACGGCTCGGATATCGACATGCTAACGGGCATAAAAAACCAGGCCGACCGCCTTTTATCCGCCGATCCCGATCTTTCGGACCCCGAAAATACAGCCTTGAGGTTAAAGCTTATGAGTACACATTCCTCAGCCGAACGGGTGTCCACCTGA
- a CDS encoding zf-HC2 domain-containing protein, with translation MQNCRKIRKNLHEFALGQLEGDIVRQIEQHLDECEECRRIFDAEKLYCENIGAVAAALSTLPENKNLSRAVTDVIEQEKDNPPVYISRRRFPTATAAALVLVMLIAVFAGRMGLMEDNNFTADTAGSIASADTANDEPTDSARLYAAVTDDSVPETVNAPAELYDEIIPEDNAVAVESDNSTKEMENDRPIMMMAAPPSSVSSVKASDETETDGQIYEEFATDTATSEPQPDDPALAVHKKVAEYNDFINSQALILLYPQVIMHGDEGEFYYDNFVRNNCGGPLIENTNFYCLHLSFDSLKNALDLCGITDYTVIQPDDPTRTDMVYIYYK, from the coding sequence ATGCAAAACTGCCGCAAAATACGAAAAAATCTGCATGAATTTGCGCTGGGTCAGCTCGAGGGCGACATTGTCCGCCAAATCGAACAGCACCTTGATGAGTGTGAAGAGTGCCGCCGCATTTTTGATGCGGAAAAGCTTTACTGCGAAAATATCGGCGCGGTAGCAGCTGCATTGAGCACACTGCCTGAAAATAAAAACCTTTCCAGGGCCGTAACCGATGTTATAGAACAGGAAAAGGATAATCCGCCCGTTTACATTTCCCGTCGGCGTTTCCCGACAGCCACCGCCGCCGCCCTTGTTTTGGTAATGCTTATCGCTGTATTTGCAGGACGCATGGGGCTTATGGAGGATAATAACTTCACCGCCGACACTGCCGGCAGCATAGCATCTGCCGACACGGCTAATGATGAGCCGACTGATTCAGCAAGACTTTATGCCGCCGTTACCGATGATTCCGTTCCCGAAACGGTAAACGCTCCTGCGGAGCTTTATGATGAAATCATCCCCGAGGACAATGCCGTTGCCGTTGAATCGGACAACAGCACCAAAGAAATGGAAAACGACAGACCCATTATGATGATGGCTGCCCCTCCCTCCTCCGTATCGTCTGTCAAGGCAAGCGATGAGACTGAAACCGACGGGCAGATATACGAAGAATTTGCAACCGACACCGCAACATCCGAGCCTCAGCCCGACGACCCTGCCCTCGCGGTACACAAAAAAGTAGCGGAATATAACGATTTCATTAATTCCCAGGCGCTTATTCTGCTGTATCCTCAGGTCATAATGCACGGGGATGAGGGCGAATTCTACTACGACAATTTTGTACGCAACAACTGCGGCGGACCGCTTATCGAGAACACAAATTTCTACTGTCTGCATCTTTCCTTTGACAGTCTGAAAAATGCGCTTGATTTATGCGGAATCACCGACTACACCGTAATTCAACCCGACGACCCCACAAGAACGGATATGGTGTATATATATTACAAATAA
- the dusB gene encoding tRNA dihydrouridine synthase DusB, protein MNIIKSFKTPPLILAPMAGVADNAFRILCKKHGADMVFSEMVSAKAVYYGDKKTYALASFRETERPYILQIFGSEPHILAHAARVLYDFCRPDGIDINMGCPVHKIFANNEGSALMKSPEAVYEIVSRVKDAVPVPVSVKIRSGIDKEHINALEVALSAQKGGADFVSIHARTRAQMYAGKADYKLIKELNSALDIPLIGNGDVTDTQSLDAMLETGVSGVMIGRGALGNPFIFARLKSHMLGEAYTEPDRETIKNTLFEHLNLSLEFKPEKIAVREARKHIAYYLKGFPGSAALRDAVNRADTVQQLFSLLNS, encoded by the coding sequence ATGAACATTATAAAAAGCTTTAAAACACCGCCTCTTATTCTTGCTCCCATGGCGGGCGTGGCGGACAATGCCTTTCGCATACTGTGCAAAAAGCACGGTGCAGACATGGTTTTCAGCGAAATGGTTTCCGCCAAGGCGGTATACTACGGGGATAAAAAAACTTACGCTCTGGCTTCCTTCCGTGAAACCGAGCGACCCTATATTCTGCAGATTTTCGGCAGTGAGCCTCACATACTGGCGCATGCCGCAAGGGTGCTGTATGATTTTTGCCGTCCCGACGGCATTGATATCAATATGGGCTGTCCCGTGCACAAAATCTTTGCCAACAATGAGGGCAGTGCACTTATGAAAAGCCCCGAAGCAGTTTATGAAATTGTTTCACGTGTAAAGGATGCCGTGCCTGTGCCGGTCAGCGTAAAAATCCGAAGCGGTATTGATAAAGAACACATAAACGCCCTTGAAGTCGCTCTTTCGGCGCAGAAGGGCGGTGCGGATTTTGTATCCATCCACGCACGTACCCGTGCCCAGATGTATGCCGGCAAGGCGGATTACAAGCTCATAAAGGAGCTCAATTCTGCTCTCGACATCCCGCTTATAGGCAACGGCGATGTTACCGACACCCAAAGCCTTGACGCCATGCTGGAAACAGGTGTCAGCGGAGTTATGATAGGACGGGGAGCACTGGGCAATCCCTTTATCTTCGCCCGTCTCAAAAGTCACATGCTGGGCGAAGCTTACACCGAGCCCGACAGAGAAACCATTAAAAACACACTTTTTGAGCACCTGAATTTAAGTCTTGAATTCAAGCCCGAAAAGATAGCTGTACGCGAAGCCAGAAAGCATATAGCTTACTATCTCAAAGGTTTTCCCGGAAGCGCCGCACTGCGTGATGCGGTCAACCGTGCCGACACGGTGCAGCAGCTATTCTCATTGCTCAACTCATAG
- a CDS encoding sigma-70 family RNA polymerase sigma factor gives MNTALTDEKQLIKDAMNGDGDAFGQLVTKYEKKIYSFALGMLSNPDDAFDVSQETFLKAYRSLKFFKGESSFYTWLYTICRNCCYDFIKQQSRQRKKNVSLYEYESDPDGTVIEIPDNANDPEKLFEQKQVRTIIYDAIMSLPDNHREIILLRDIQGLSYEEIAVAMYINEGTVKSRLSRARSKLQLILKEKL, from the coding sequence GTGAACACCGCTCTCACAGACGAAAAACAGCTTATTAAAGACGCCATGAACGGCGACGGCGATGCTTTCGGTCAGCTGGTGACCAAGTACGAAAAGAAAATATATTCCTTTGCGCTGGGTATGCTCTCCAATCCCGATGACGCTTTTGACGTATCCCAGGAAACCTTTCTCAAGGCGTACCGCTCGCTGAAATTCTTCAAGGGCGAAAGCAGTTTTTATACCTGGCTGTACACCATCTGCCGTAACTGTTGCTACGATTTTATCAAACAGCAAAGCCGTCAGCGGAAAAAGAATGTTTCCCTTTATGAATACGAAAGCGACCCCGACGGCACGGTCATCGAGATACCCGACAATGCAAACGACCCCGAAAAGCTTTTTGAGCAAAAACAGGTTCGCACAATTATTTACGATGCAATTATGTCACTGCCCGACAACCACCGTGAAATAATTCTTTTACGCGACATCCAGGGACTTTCTTACGAAGAAATCGCTGTGGCAATGTACATAAACGAGGGCACCGTAAAGAGCCGTCTCAGCCGTGCGCGCTCCAAATTACAGCTTATACTCAAAGAAAAGCTCTGA